In the genome of Trichomycterus rosablanca isolate fTriRos1 chromosome 24, fTriRos1.hap1, whole genome shotgun sequence, one region contains:
- the fam83d gene encoding protein FAM83D: MAMSQCLEDSPGWRTPVTRQNSNVKELYNERHRLALETLISDGVNCFVDFLKKEKMPNFLSDEEMKRILCAAVVPRCVSLTGDDSHFEQSGTLDCSSVTYFPEISDVEPPVLELGWPAFTTGSFRGVTRAVAYFQPSYGECIYSCKEAVRRMIKNAKEVIAIVTDSLTDLDIFCDLQEACTRCRIPVYILLDQSCLPSFLQMCKNLNVHLEDLQHMRVRTITGSTYYMRSGARITGKVHERFMLIDGNRVATGSYRFNWTDGKINSSNLMELSGQITENFDEEFRILYAQSFPLNTRAFITVGNCGNYDCLLQKPPGIPTSQLARAAIVSDQPSSYLTSTPNRCQATEIQKLGKERKNESKKSCSFSDSLAVEENWMEQGVKQDLITDEHSAKTEKVDDIASTQIFETSASLVVKSRHTSTQTVCLISDNIMQTETDTSPQHFLPISPSFSSSDNANSSNDSSSSNSTLSRDCPVLLEVNHCPSSHRSTLSTSKNMNEYFCKLTKERQYHYSNIRSKLDNMIMLLSHRREPMDLAGLVYGPGLHRGQKSHAEGRPLCGIKDSVFMGTWPRSRGLQ, translated from the exons ATGGCTATGTCGCAATGTCTAGAGGACTCACCGGGCTGGCGGACACCAGTAACCCGACAAAATTCAAATGTTAAAGAATTGTATAATGAAAGGCACCGTCTCGCACTGGAAACGCTGATTTCCGATGGAGTGAACTGCTTTGTGGACTTTCTGAAGAAGGAAAAAATGCCGAATTTCCTTTCTGATGAAGAGATGAAACGAATCTTATGTGCCGCAGTTGTTCCGAGGTGCGTTTCATTAACTGGAGATGATTCGCACTTTGAGCAGTCCGGCACTTTGGACTGTTCCTCTGTTACTTATTTTCCAGAGATTTCCGATGTGGAGCCCCCAGTTTTAGAGCTGGGTTGGCCCGCTTTCACGACAGGTTCGTTTCGCGGAGTGACGCGTGCTGTGGCTTATTTTCAGCCAAGTTACGGCGAGTGTATCTACAGCTGCAAAGAGGCAGTTAGAAGGATGATCAAAAATGCGAAGGAG GTAATTGCCATAGTAACAGACTCACTGACAGATCTGGATATTTTCTGTGACCTGCAGGAGGCATGCACTCGCTGTCGAATCCCTGTGTACATCCTATTAGATCAGTCCTGTCTTCCATCATTCCTTCAGATGTGCAAAAATCTTAATGTACATCTGGAGGACCTTCAG CATATGAGAGTAAGGACTATAACAGGTTCTACTTACTACATGAGATCTGGTGCTCGAATTACTGGAAAAGTTCATGAGCGATTCATGTTGATTGATGGAAACAGAGTTGCAACAGGCTCCTACAG GTTCAACTGGACTGATGGTAAAATCAACAGTAGCAATTTAATGGAGCTGTCTGGCCAGATCACAGAGAACTTTGATGAAGAGTTCCGCATCCTCTATGCCCAGTCTTTTCCACTGAACACAAGAGCTTTCATTACTGTTGGAAACTGCGGCAACTATGACTGCCTACTCCAAAAGCCCCCAGGAATTCCTACTTCCCAGCTTGCAAGGGCAGCCATTGTGTCTGACCAGCCATCATCGTACCTGACCAGCACACCTAACAGATGTCAGGCCACAGAGATACAAAAGCTTGGTAAGGAAAGGAAGAATGAGAGCAAGAAAAGTTGTTCATTTTCTGATAGTTTAGCAGTTGAAGAGAACTGGATGGAACAAGGTGTTAAACAAGATCTGATTACTGATGAACATTCTGCAAAAACTGAGAAAGTTGATGACATAGCTAGCACTCAAATCTTTGAAACTAGTGCATCTTTAGTTGTCAAGTCCCGCCACACCTCCACCCAGACCGTTTGCCTGATTTCAGACAACATAATgcaaacagaaacagacaccaGCCCTCAGCATTTCTTACCCATATCCCCAAGCTTCTCTTCTAGTGATAATGCTAACAGCTCCAATGATTCCTCTTCCTCAAACTCCACACTATCCAGGGATTGCCCGGTCTTATTGGAGGTAAACCACTGCCCATCCAGCCATCGCAGCACTCTCTCCACAAGCAAAAACATGAATGAGTACTTTTGCAAACTGACAAAAGAACGCCAGTATCATTACTCCAATATCCGCTCCAAGTTGGACAACATGATAATGTTGCTCTCTCACAGGAGGGAGCCGATGGATCTTGCTGGTCTTGTTTATGGACCTGGACTGCACAGGGGCCAAAAAAGTCATGCAGAGGGCAGACCGCTCTGTGGCATAAAGGACAGTGTGTTTATGGGGACTTGGCCAAGGTCAAGGGGTCTGCAATGA